In Gammaproteobacteria bacterium, the following proteins share a genomic window:
- the ispH gene encoding 4-hydroxy-3-methylbut-2-enyl diphosphate reductase — MEILLANPRGFCAGVDRAIEIVERALQLFGAPIYVRHEVVHNRYVVDDLKSKGAIFVEELDQIPDDNYVIFSAHGVSKAVQQEAKRRQLKVFDATCPLVTKVHMEVSRYSRKGIETVLIGHRGHPEVEGTMGQYDHSNGGEIYLVESADDVRNLKVRDQQKLRFVTQTTLSKDDTAIVIDCLFETFPEIQGPKKEDICYATQNRQDAVKQLAEKCDLILVVGSRNSSNSNRLREIAENKQIEGYLIDNEDDIQTEWLENKSCIGVTAGASAPELLVQNVISFLQQHGAGKVSALGFTEDVIFPLPKLLR, encoded by the coding sequence ATGGAAATTCTGCTAGCCAACCCACGTGGATTCTGCGCCGGGGTAGACCGCGCCATCGAAATTGTCGAGCGCGCGCTGCAGCTATTCGGCGCACCGATCTACGTGCGTCACGAAGTTGTACACAACCGCTATGTCGTCGACGACCTCAAAAGCAAGGGCGCGATATTTGTCGAGGAACTCGACCAGATTCCTGACGATAATTACGTGATCTTCAGCGCTCATGGCGTTTCCAAAGCTGTGCAGCAAGAGGCCAAACGACGTCAGCTCAAGGTCTTTGACGCGACCTGTCCGCTGGTCACCAAGGTACACATGGAGGTCAGTCGCTATAGTCGCAAGGGAATCGAAACCGTGCTGATCGGGCACCGGGGACACCCGGAAGTCGAGGGCACCATGGGCCAGTACGACCATTCAAACGGTGGTGAAATTTACCTGGTTGAATCTGCCGACGACGTGCGTAATCTCAAGGTGCGCGACCAGCAGAAGCTGCGCTTCGTCACGCAAACAACATTATCAAAGGACGACACCGCCATCGTCATAGATTGCCTGTTCGAGACGTTCCCTGAAATCCAGGGGCCGAAGAAGGAAGATATCTGTTATGCCACGCAGAACCGCCAGGATGCGGTCAAGCAGCTCGCCGAAAAATGCGACCTGATACTGGTGGTTGGCTCGCGCAACAGTTCGAACTCGAATCGATTACGTGAAATCGCCGAGAATAAACAGATCGAAGGCTATCTTATCGATAACGAGGACGACATACAGACCGAATGGCTTGAAAACAAATCCTGCATCGGAGTGACGGCAGGAGCGTCCGCACCCGAATTACTGGTGCAGAACGTTATCAGTTTTTTACAGCAGCACGGTGCCGGTAAGGTATCCGCACTCGGGTTCACCGAAGACGTGATTTTCCCGTTGCCAAAACTGTTAAGATAA
- a CDS encoding FKBP-type peptidyl-prolyl cis-trans isomerase: MSMIERNSRVTLFYRIGLTDDRVLEDNFDDEPMTVALGHGEMAEGLELALIGLKEGDEQTIDIGPDLAFGYIDETLFRSMARTEFDPDIELEKGLIIEFANEEGETLPGTILDFNDHEVRVDLNHPLAGQTVRYSVKIVAVDNDPAEPKVLH; this comes from the coding sequence ATGAGCATGATAGAACGTAACAGTCGAGTAACGCTTTTCTATCGAATTGGCCTAACCGACGACCGCGTGCTCGAAGACAACTTCGACGACGAGCCGATGACAGTGGCGCTGGGTCACGGTGAAATGGCCGAAGGACTGGAATTGGCGTTGATCGGGTTGAAGGAAGGTGATGAGCAGACCATTGATATCGGCCCTGATCTCGCTTTTGGCTATATTGACGAAACCCTGTTTCGCTCGATGGCGCGTACCGAATTTGACCCGGACATCGAGCTCGAGAAGGGTTTGATCATCGAGTTTGCCAACGAGGAAGGAGAAACGCTTCCGGGCACGATACTGGACTTTAACGACCACGAAGTACGTGTCGATCTCAATCATCCGCTCGCTGGTCAAACGGTTCGTTACAGCGTTAAAATCGTTGCTGTCGATAACGACCCGGCCGAACCGAAAGTCTTGCACTAA